Proteins encoded within one genomic window of Gimesia chilikensis:
- a CDS encoding DUF1501 domain-containing protein, whose translation MFRVEFGKSGKYCDGLSRRHFLQVGMAGMGSASLSQILHAKANAAQNGIPKKDTSVILLWLDGGPSHLDTYDMKPEAPSEYRGIWNPIHTNVPGMEITELFPLQAKCADKFSVVRSLHHNTGDHFTGGHWMLTGRGGVSGGSTPGRNPSIASMATKVLGPRDPGMPAYVSVPYASSIGLRPGYFGGNFLGVQYDPFETGSDPNNQNFQVQNLSPINGLSLQRLKDRKDLLKTFDRLRRDVDQSGMLDSMDRLDQKAYDMVTGEKARRAFDLKSEDEKLRDQYGRHTWGQSVLLARRLVEAGTTFVTVHFGGWDHHWNLQSGMESYLPRVDQAVSALFEDLAQRGLSEKVLVVLCGEFSRTPRMNDGGNGGPPLSQGTPGRDHWGNSMFCLLGGGGVKGGRIVGATNRLGDAPADRPVRPGHIHHTIYRVLGMDPEMHFPDHSGRPTIAVDHGEVISELF comes from the coding sequence ATGTTCCGTGTCGAGTTTGGCAAAAGCGGCAAATATTGTGACGGTCTCAGCCGTCGTCACTTCCTGCAGGTCGGTATGGCGGGCATGGGCTCAGCCAGCCTCTCACAGATCCTGCATGCGAAAGCAAACGCAGCTCAAAACGGCATCCCGAAGAAAGACACCTCCGTCATTCTGCTCTGGCTCGATGGCGGACCAAGTCACCTCGACACCTATGACATGAAGCCTGAAGCCCCCAGCGAATACAGGGGCATCTGGAATCCGATTCACACCAATGTCCCCGGCATGGAAATCACCGAGCTGTTTCCGCTCCAGGCGAAATGTGCGGACAAGTTCTCGGTCGTTCGTTCGCTACATCACAATACTGGTGACCACTTTACCGGCGGGCACTGGATGCTCACCGGACGGGGAGGCGTCAGCGGTGGCAGCACTCCCGGTCGGAATCCGTCCATCGCCTCGATGGCCACCAAGGTCCTCGGTCCGCGTGATCCCGGAATGCCGGCCTACGTCTCTGTCCCTTATGCATCGAGCATCGGATTGCGTCCCGGCTACTTCGGGGGTAACTTTCTGGGAGTGCAATACGATCCCTTCGAAACCGGCTCGGATCCCAACAACCAGAATTTCCAGGTCCAGAACCTGAGCCCCATTAACGGGCTCTCCCTCCAACGTCTCAAAGACCGCAAAGACCTGCTCAAAACCTTCGATCGCCTCCGCAGAGATGTGGACCAGTCAGGCATGCTCGATTCCATGGATCGGTTGGACCAGAAAGCTTATGACATGGTCACCGGCGAAAAAGCCCGCCGCGCATTTGATCTGAAATCCGAAGACGAAAAGCTCCGCGATCAATACGGGCGCCACACCTGGGGACAGAGTGTCCTGCTGGCCCGCCGTCTGGTGGAAGCGGGAACTACTTTCGTCACCGTGCACTTTGGTGGCTGGGACCATCACTGGAACCTGCAGAGCGGTATGGAAAGCTATCTCCCCCGCGTCGACCAGGCTGTGAGTGCTCTGTTTGAAGACCTCGCACAACGCGGACTCAGTGAAAAGGTGCTGGTCGTGTTGTGTGGTGAATTCAGCCGCACTCCCCGCATGAACGATGGCGGCAACGGTGGACCTCCATTAAGCCAGGGAACGCCCGGCCGCGACCACTGGGGCAACTCCATGTTCTGCCTGCTGGGCGGCGGAGGTGTCAAAGGGGGCCGGATTGTCGGCGCCACCAATCGTCTGGGCGATGCCCCTGCGGACCGTCCCGTCCGTCCCGGTCATATTCATCATACGATTTACCGGGTATTAGGCATGGATCCGGAAATGCACTTCCCGGATCACTCTGGAAGACCTACGATAGCCGTAGATCACGGTGAAGTGATCAGCGAACTCTTTTAG
- a CDS encoding right-handed parallel beta-helix repeat-containing protein, translating to MQRTETPMQGTGSLSVRRLTCLLTLSIVVLVSSRTTECQAELFEVGPDKKYTLLEKVPWESLSPGDEVQIHWRAQPYRSKWVLCRRGTQAKPIVIKGVPSEKGDLPVIDGRRAVTRPQLRYWGEQRGIIKIGGARDPADTMPAHIVIENLDIRSARPSFFYFSSDGLQKYFQNAAAIFIEKGEHITIRNCFLHDCGNGLFIAPDSKEILVENCAIYHNGIADSYYEHNVYTEAAGMIFQGNYLGPLRENCLGNNLKDRSAGLIVRYNWIESGNRQLDLVDAEDSDTIRFDPRYRTTYVYGNVLVKRKEDSNTQMIHYGGDSGDENNYRKGTLFLYNNTMVSRRASTTLVRLSTSSEHLDCRNNILYTTHDGSSLAILDEAGTASLSHNWIKRGWKAAHSTRFGKVSAEDEIHSGADPGFQDEEKNLFFLTAKSACLNKAGALPEAVKANFPVKQEFKGPRGMKQRPAASLNDLGALERESEE from the coding sequence GTGCAGCGAACTGAAACTCCAATGCAGGGAACCGGTTCTCTGTCTGTTCGTCGTCTGACTTGTCTGCTGACGCTCTCCATCGTGGTGTTGGTTTCTTCCAGGACAACGGAGTGCCAGGCGGAACTCTTCGAAGTGGGCCCCGATAAGAAGTACACCCTGCTGGAAAAAGTTCCCTGGGAGAGTCTTTCTCCGGGGGATGAGGTCCAGATTCACTGGCGGGCGCAGCCTTATCGGAGTAAATGGGTACTCTGCCGACGGGGGACCCAGGCGAAGCCGATCGTGATCAAGGGTGTTCCTTCCGAGAAAGGGGACTTGCCTGTGATCGATGGTCGGCGGGCCGTCACGCGACCGCAGCTCCGTTATTGGGGCGAACAGCGGGGGATCATCAAAATTGGTGGTGCCCGCGATCCTGCCGATACGATGCCCGCGCACATTGTGATCGAGAACCTCGACATCCGCAGTGCGCGGCCCTCCTTCTTCTATTTCAGTTCGGACGGACTGCAGAAGTATTTTCAGAACGCTGCGGCGATCTTCATTGAAAAAGGGGAACACATTACGATCCGCAACTGCTTCCTGCACGATTGCGGTAACGGTCTGTTTATCGCCCCCGACTCGAAAGAGATTCTCGTCGAGAACTGTGCGATCTATCATAACGGGATCGCCGACAGCTACTACGAGCACAACGTTTATACTGAAGCCGCCGGGATGATCTTCCAGGGGAACTACCTCGGTCCCCTTCGCGAAAACTGCCTGGGAAACAATCTCAAAGATCGCTCCGCCGGTCTGATCGTACGCTACAACTGGATCGAAAGCGGCAACCGACAGCTCGATCTGGTCGATGCCGAGGATAGCGATACGATTCGCTTTGATCCCCGATACCGCACTACTTATGTGTATGGCAATGTGCTGGTGAAACGGAAGGAAGATTCGAACACACAGATGATTCACTACGGCGGCGACAGTGGCGACGAAAACAATTATCGCAAGGGGACATTGTTTCTCTACAACAACACGATGGTTTCCCGGCGGGCTTCCACTACGCTGGTGCGACTCTCGACCTCGAGCGAACATCTGGACTGCCGGAATAACATTCTCTATACCACGCACGATGGCAGCAGTCTGGCGATTCTCGATGAAGCGGGGACGGCGAGCCTGAGTCATAACTGGATCAAACGGGGCTGGAAAGCCGCGCACTCCACTCGCTTCGGCAAGGTCAGTGCGGAAGACGAAATCCATTCCGGTGCCGATCCGGGATTTCAGGACGAAGAGAAGAACCTGTTCTTCCTGACTGCCAAGTCCGCTTGTCTGAATAAAGCGGGCGCTCTGCCGGAAGCTGTCAAAGCAAACTTCCCCGTGAAACAGGAATTTAAAGGTCCCCGGGGAATGAAACAACGCCCCGCAGCATCATTGAATGACCTGGGGGCGTTGGAGCGAGAATCCGAAGAGTAA
- a CDS encoding NAD-dependent epimerase/dehydratase family protein has product MPQEFPETIENVAQLEELLSRPTPGVMEALQQTPGDLILLGIAGKMGPTLAQMILRADEAAGITRRVIGVSRFSDESSRQPLEDLGIETIKGDLLDSDFIQSLPDVPNVIYMAGMKFGATGNESLTWAMNTYLPALVCNKYRNSRITAFSTGNIYGLVPASGSGSVETDQPDPVGEYAMSCLGRERMFEHFSRTLEIPMTIIRLNYATECRYGVLVDLALQVYQEQTIDVSMGYVNVIWQGDANAMTLCSLPDATTPPAYLNVAGPRILKVREVCERFGELFGKPVHFTGSEARDALLNNGQYGHQKYGAPLVDVEQIFDWIAHWIQTDGPLLGKPTHFESRSGKF; this is encoded by the coding sequence ATGCCTCAGGAATTTCCCGAAACAATTGAGAACGTCGCACAACTCGAAGAACTACTCAGCCGCCCCACCCCTGGCGTGATGGAAGCATTGCAACAGACTCCCGGCGATCTGATTCTGCTGGGCATCGCAGGCAAAATGGGACCAACACTGGCTCAAATGATCCTCCGTGCGGATGAAGCCGCCGGAATCACCCGCCGCGTGATTGGTGTCAGCCGCTTTTCGGATGAATCGAGCCGCCAGCCTCTGGAAGACCTCGGCATTGAAACGATCAAAGGAGATCTACTCGATAGCGATTTCATCCAGAGTCTGCCCGACGTTCCGAACGTGATCTACATGGCGGGTATGAAATTCGGCGCCACGGGCAACGAATCGCTGACCTGGGCCATGAATACCTACCTCCCTGCCCTGGTCTGTAACAAGTATCGAAACAGCCGCATCACCGCATTTTCCACGGGCAATATCTACGGACTCGTCCCTGCGAGCGGTTCAGGGTCAGTCGAAACCGATCAGCCCGACCCCGTGGGTGAGTATGCGATGAGCTGCCTGGGTCGCGAACGAATGTTCGAGCATTTCAGCCGTACGCTGGAAATTCCGATGACGATCATTCGCCTGAACTACGCCACCGAGTGCCGCTACGGTGTACTCGTCGATCTGGCACTTCAGGTCTACCAGGAACAGACGATCGATGTTTCCATGGGTTACGTCAACGTGATCTGGCAGGGAGACGCGAATGCGATGACGCTCTGCTCGCTGCCCGATGCCACCACCCCACCGGCTTACCTGAATGTCGCCGGCCCACGGATCCTCAAAGTGCGCGAGGTCTGCGAACGGTTTGGAGAACTCTTTGGAAAACCGGTGCACTTCACAGGCAGTGAAGCCCGGGACGCCCTGCTGAATAACGGCCAGTATGGTCATCAGAAGTACGGAGCACCGCTGGTGGATGTCGAACAGATATTCGACTGGATCGCACACTGGATTCAAACCGACGGCCCCCTGCTGGGCAAGCCGACTCACTTTGAATCTCGTAGCGGCAAATTCTAA
- a CDS encoding YihY/virulence factor BrkB family protein — MNKTEQLDLSKIGFLAMWKLGGLTPWDLVRRAFIGYNQHRLSAQSAQFAYYAIFTLFPLLMVLIGCVAQLPIEGLIRSMENAINMGLPHDLSQILFDQIADIQKKTTFSLIMGGVVLLSWGGMRLFLTMGKGLDAVFEVDHRRKLLKAGGLSLLLTFFVLFLLLLAMILLVVGPAIARLLLSNFEAPWLHVLLSAGTRWSVACGFMLISTSVIYWAVPSVKLPWNIITPGSLFVVVSWVVMLLGFREYVENFAHYNETYGTLGGFIVLLVWLYMTGAILMMGGEINGVIYRAAKEKSAAIS; from the coding sequence ATGAATAAAACCGAACAACTTGATCTGAGCAAAATCGGCTTTCTCGCGATGTGGAAATTAGGAGGCCTGACTCCCTGGGATCTGGTCCGACGTGCCTTCATCGGCTACAACCAGCACCGCCTCAGTGCCCAGAGCGCACAGTTTGCCTATTACGCCATCTTCACGCTCTTCCCCTTACTGATGGTCCTGATTGGCTGTGTGGCTCAACTCCCGATCGAGGGCCTGATTCGCAGCATGGAGAACGCCATCAATATGGGACTGCCGCATGACCTCTCCCAAATCCTGTTCGACCAGATCGCCGACATCCAGAAGAAAACGACCTTCAGTCTGATCATGGGGGGCGTAGTGCTGTTGTCCTGGGGGGGCATGCGCCTGTTCCTCACGATGGGCAAAGGACTGGATGCGGTGTTTGAAGTCGATCATCGCAGAAAGTTACTCAAAGCAGGCGGACTCTCCCTCTTGCTGACATTTTTTGTGCTGTTCCTGCTATTACTCGCCATGATTCTGCTGGTGGTCGGGCCCGCGATTGCCCGCCTGCTGCTGTCCAATTTCGAAGCCCCCTGGCTGCATGTCCTGCTCTCTGCCGGCACCCGCTGGTCGGTCGCCTGTGGCTTCATGCTGATTTCGACCTCGGTCATCTACTGGGCCGTTCCCAGTGTCAAACTTCCCTGGAACATCATCACGCCGGGCAGCCTGTTTGTTGTTGTCAGCTGGGTGGTCATGTTGCTGGGCTTTCGCGAATATGTCGAAAATTTTGCACACTACAACGAAACTTATGGGACCCTGGGGGGATTCATTGTGTTACTCGTCTGGTTGTATATGACCGGAGCGATTCTGATGATGGGGGGCGAAATCAACGGCGTCATTTATCGGGCGGCGAAAGAGAAGTCCGCAGCCATCAGCTGA
- a CDS encoding SelL-related redox protein — protein MDQIPFQEALAAFPSSRGRTLADLSNEAPVLVVFLRHGGCPFCREVLAQLQSLSAELTERGLQLAIVHMMEPQQASQLLARYQLQDVHSFSDPERKLYELFQVKRGTLSEVAGPAIWWSGFKTTILSGHLPGIPGKDVQQLGAALILDKGQIVASHFSQNSADQPDWDQLLACELPPH, from the coding sequence ATGGATCAGATCCCCTTTCAGGAAGCACTCGCGGCGTTCCCTTCCTCGCGTGGCAGGACGCTGGCAGATCTCTCCAATGAAGCCCCCGTACTCGTCGTGTTCCTCAGGCACGGCGGCTGTCCCTTCTGTCGCGAGGTTCTGGCCCAACTGCAGTCCCTGTCCGCTGAACTTACCGAACGCGGCCTGCAACTCGCCATCGTCCATATGATGGAGCCTCAACAGGCGAGTCAGTTGCTGGCCCGCTATCAACTGCAGGACGTCCACTCTTTCAGTGATCCGGAGCGCAAACTGTATGAGCTCTTCCAAGTCAAACGCGGCACGCTTTCTGAAGTCGCCGGACCTGCGATCTGGTGGTCCGGCTTCAAGACCACGATCCTCTCCGGCCATCTGCCAGGTATCCCCGGTAAAGATGTGCAACAGCTGGGAGCAGCGCTGATTCTTGACAAGGGGCAGATCGTCGCCAGCCATTTTTCCCAGAACTCGGCAGATCAACCCGACTGGGATCAGCTGCTGGCCTGCGAACTTCCCCCGCATTGA